One segment of Gemmatimonadota bacterium DNA contains the following:
- a CDS encoding sodium:solute symporter family protein, translated as MQLGGIDYAILIVYFAFVLGIGFVLRRHVKSSEDFFLSGRSIPTWIAGLAFLSANLGAQEVIGMAASGAKYGMMTSHFYWVGAIPAMVFVGIFMMPFYYGSRARSVPEYLRLRFDEKTRGFNAITFAVMTVLSSGISMYALAKLLELVLGWNFHTSVILSAVIVLVYIFFGGLTSAIYNEVLQFFLIVLGFLPLVLLGLKDVGGWSGLTAQLEPVATGAGYAAGAWSDSWRHLGSADANPMGVEWFGMAMGLGFVLSFGYWCTDFLVVQRAMAAESMLAARRTPLLAAIPKMLFPMLVIVPGMIAIALHQGRGGLLPLGADGNPNYNLAMPVLLAHYLPSGLLGLGLTALMASFMSGMAGNVTAFNAVWTYDIYQSYIRPNQTDRHYLRMGHAATVFGIALSVGAAYATTRFNNIMDMLQLVFAFVNAPLFATFLLGMFWRRTTGHGAFYGLLLGTLAAAAHHGLTLPHGAVAGLKGGFLGAVLHTYPSEMAQNFWTAIMAWSACFLATIGISLATPRLKTDDELRGLVYALTPRQSDHGLTWYQRPATLGAVVLGLTLVLNILFW; from the coding sequence ATCCAGCTCGGCGGGATCGACTACGCCATCCTGATCGTCTACTTCGCATTCGTCCTGGGCATCGGGTTCGTGCTCCGGCGCCACGTGAAGAGCAGCGAGGACTTCTTCCTCTCGGGACGGTCCATCCCCACGTGGATCGCGGGCCTCGCGTTCCTCTCGGCCAACCTGGGCGCCCAGGAGGTCATCGGGATGGCGGCGTCGGGGGCCAAGTACGGGATGATGACGAGTCATTTCTACTGGGTCGGCGCCATCCCCGCCATGGTGTTCGTGGGCATCTTCATGATGCCGTTCTACTATGGCTCCCGCGCCCGCTCGGTGCCCGAATACCTGCGGCTCCGCTTCGACGAAAAGACCCGCGGCTTCAACGCCATCACCTTCGCCGTGATGACGGTGCTGTCGAGCGGCATCTCGATGTACGCGCTCGCCAAGCTGCTCGAGCTGGTCCTGGGCTGGAATTTTCACACCAGCGTGATCCTCTCCGCGGTCATCGTGCTGGTCTACATCTTCTTCGGCGGCCTCACCTCGGCGATCTACAACGAGGTGCTGCAGTTCTTTCTCATTGTCCTGGGCTTCCTGCCGCTGGTGCTGCTCGGGCTCAAGGACGTCGGCGGCTGGTCCGGCCTCACCGCCCAGCTGGAGCCGGTGGCCACCGGCGCCGGCTACGCCGCGGGCGCCTGGTCGGACAGCTGGCGCCACCTGGGCTCCGCCGACGCCAACCCCATGGGCGTCGAGTGGTTCGGCATGGCCATGGGGCTCGGCTTCGTGCTCTCGTTCGGCTACTGGTGCACCGACTTCCTGGTGGTGCAGCGCGCCATGGCCGCGGAGTCCATGCTCGCCGCCCGCCGCACCCCGCTGCTCGCGGCCATCCCCAAGATGCTCTTCCCCATGCTCGTCATCGTGCCGGGAATGATCGCCATCGCCCTGCACCAGGGCCGCGGCGGGCTGCTGCCCCTCGGTGCCGACGGGAATCCCAACTACAACCTCGCCATGCCGGTATTGCTGGCGCACTACCTGCCGTCCGGGCTCCTGGGCCTCGGGCTCACCGCCCTCATGGCCTCGTTCATGTCCGGGATGGCGGGCAACGTCACCGCCTTCAACGCCGTGTGGACCTACGACATCTACCAGTCGTACATCCGGCCCAACCAGACCGACCGGCACTACCTCCGGATGGGGCACGCGGCCACCGTCTTCGGCATCGCGCTGAGCGTCGGCGCGGCCTACGCCACCACCCGCTTCAACAACATCATGGACATGCTGCAGCTGGTGTTCGCCTTCGTGAACGCCCCGCTGTTCGCCACCTTCCTGCTCGGCATGTTCTGGCGCCGCACCACCGGCCACGGCGCCTTCTACGGCCTGCTGCTCGGCACCCTTGCGGCCGCCGCCCACCACGGGCTCACCCTGCCGCACGGCGCGGTGGCCGGCCTCAAGGGCGGCTTCCTGGGCGCGGTGCTCCACACCTACCCGAGCGAGATGGCCCAGAACTTCTGGACCGCCATCATGGCGTGGAGCGCCTGCTTCCTCGCCACCATCGGGATCTCGCTGGCCACCCCGCGGCTCAAGACCGACGACGAGCTCCGCGGCCTGGTCTACGCCCTGACCCCGCGCCAGTCCGACCATGGCCTGACCTGGTACCAGCGGCCGGCCACCCTCGGCGCCGTGGTCCTGGGCCTCACGCTGGTCCTCAACATCCTCTTCTGGTAA
- a CDS encoding glycosyl hydrolase 53 family protein → MHGLRLPGWWAALGGVLACTTGVEQGASAPRPALRGADISALERLESAGAVFRDDGAPGDAIAILRSHGANLFRLRLFLQPDGSEVQVNDLEYTLRLAQRVKASGAGLLLDLHYSDTWADPAHQTTPAAWDTLDLAGLEQAVEAYTADVLARFRAAGCAPDIVQVGNEVDDGMLWPLGRLSGAPDTTTGWDQFTRLLQAGIRGVHAGGGAGDSTRVLIHFSQGGSAAATQWFFDHLVARGVPFDLIGLSYYPWWHGTIGELRANLGATAGRYGRGILVVETAYPWRAGGWEGIVPDATTLRWPVTREGQARFLRDLMEAVGSVGAGRGVGVLWWYPEAVPATGLYVWGNGSLALFDGEGRALPATAALAPP, encoded by the coding sequence ATGCACGGCCTGCGGCTGCCGGGCTGGTGGGCGGCCCTGGGCGGTGTCCTCGCCTGCACCACGGGAGTCGAGCAGGGCGCCTCCGCACCGCGGCCAGCGCTCCGCGGCGCGGACATCTCGGCCCTGGAGCGGCTGGAGTCGGCCGGGGCGGTCTTTCGGGATGACGGGGCGCCCGGCGATGCCATCGCGATCCTCCGGAGCCACGGGGCCAACCTCTTCCGGCTGCGCCTCTTTCTCCAGCCGGATGGCAGCGAGGTACAGGTCAACGACCTCGAGTACACCTTGCGCCTGGCCCAGCGGGTGAAGGCCTCCGGCGCGGGGCTGCTGCTTGACTTGCATTACTCGGACACCTGGGCGGATCCGGCCCACCAGACGACCCCCGCGGCCTGGGACACCCTGGACCTCGCGGGACTGGAACAGGCGGTCGAGGCCTACACCGCCGACGTCCTGGCCCGCTTCCGCGCCGCCGGCTGCGCTCCGGACATCGTGCAGGTGGGGAATGAGGTCGATGACGGGATGCTCTGGCCGCTGGGGCGGCTGAGTGGCGCCCCGGACACCACCACGGGCTGGGACCAGTTCACCCGGCTGCTCCAGGCCGGCATCCGGGGCGTGCATGCTGGCGGCGGCGCCGGTGACTCGACCCGCGTCCTCATCCACTTCTCGCAGGGCGGGTCCGCCGCGGCGACGCAGTGGTTCTTCGACCACCTGGTGGCGCGGGGGGTGCCATTCGACCTGATCGGCCTGAGTTACTACCCGTGGTGGCACGGCACGATCGGCGAGCTGCGGGCCAACCTGGGCGCGACGGCGGGCCGCTACGGTCGGGGCATCCTGGTGGTGGAGACGGCCTACCCGTGGCGGGCAGGCGGGTGGGAGGGGATCGTCCCCGACGCCACCACGCTGCGCTGGCCGGTGACCCGCGAGGGCCAGGCCCGATTCCTCCGGGACCTGATGGAAGCGGTAGGATCGGTCGGTGCGGGCCGCGGGGTGGGTGTGCTCTGGTGGTATCCGGAGGCGGTGCCGGCCACCGGGCTGTACGTCTGGGGCAACGGCAGCCTGGCGCTGTTCGACGGCGAGGGCCGGGCGCTCCCGGCCACGGCGGCGCTGGCACCCCCGTGA
- a CDS encoding DUF4982 domain-containing protein: MMRPASVLLLCATLLAAPAAGQGTRWSMDPGWRFTRGDPAGAEAPGFNDRAWRRVDVPHDWSIEGTPTEDAPGGGRVGYFPNGVGWYRKTFRLPAGAQTGAIWLEFDGVYMNSDVWLNGVHLGRRPYGYSSFAYDITRRLRPGENVVAVRVDNSAEPNSRWYTGSGIYRHVWLRTMAPLHLGHWGTFVTTPRADTAGAEIAVRTRIENDGTVPRRGVLASAVVGPGGGLLTRVETPFSLGAGQTLELEQTLTLAAPRLWSVESPHLYMLRSVISDGGARAFTHDLADTPFGIRSTAWDADRGFLLNGRPVKLRGVNLHHDAGGLGAAVPERVWLERLTALKAMGANAIRTSHNPPAPEFLDLCDRLGFLVMAEAFDEWTIGKVPEGYHRYFAEWSERDVTDFVRRDRNHPSIVLWSAGNEIGEQVTPDGVAVLQRLLDLFHREDPTRPVTTGNDNIAADGRPATLPFLEALDIVGYNYVDRWRERRELYAEPDRHDHPDWKMIGTESGTIFQSFDEQYSLGDDPAVPRPNYTSGMITAERLWKWVTLHDYFSGNFMWTGIDYLGESTWPFKGFPSGAMDLTGLPKDIYYLYQSLWSTEPVLRLFPHWNWPGREGQVIPVLAYSSCNIVELFLNGRSLGEQRKEFPAPGTAGGWNTYAEPRVHPTTTDLHFRWDVPYEPGVLRAVGKRRDGTPACEAEVRTAGPAAALRFIAARDTLTTTPGDVLLARVEVVDAAGVVVPTAGPEVRVAVRGGTLVTLDNADLQDLTPYGGDRRRVFSGRGLAVVRAAGHGTLTVTATTDGLAPATLTLPVASGPVPPTIPAVAPR; the protein is encoded by the coding sequence ATGATGCGCCCCGCGTCGGTCCTGTTGCTCTGCGCCACGCTCCTGGCCGCGCCCGCCGCCGGCCAGGGCACGCGCTGGTCGATGGATCCGGGCTGGCGCTTTACCAGGGGCGACCCCGCGGGCGCCGAGGCGCCCGGGTTCAATGACCGCGCGTGGCGCCGGGTCGACGTGCCGCACGACTGGAGCATCGAGGGCACCCCGACGGAGGACGCCCCGGGCGGCGGCCGGGTGGGGTACTTCCCCAACGGGGTCGGCTGGTATCGCAAGACCTTCCGGCTGCCGGCGGGCGCGCAGACCGGCGCCATCTGGCTCGAGTTCGACGGCGTCTACATGAACAGCGACGTCTGGCTCAACGGGGTGCACCTGGGCCGGCGGCCCTACGGGTACTCGAGCTTCGCGTACGACATCACCCGCCGGCTCCGCCCCGGCGAGAACGTCGTGGCGGTCCGGGTGGACAACTCCGCCGAGCCCAACTCCCGCTGGTACACGGGGAGCGGCATCTACCGCCACGTCTGGCTGCGCACCATGGCCCCGCTGCACCTGGGCCACTGGGGCACCTTCGTGACCACCCCGCGCGCCGACACGGCGGGCGCCGAGATCGCGGTGCGGACCCGGATCGAGAACGACGGGACCGTGCCACGCCGGGGCGTGCTGGCATCGGCCGTGGTCGGGCCCGGGGGCGGGCTGCTGACGCGGGTGGAGACACCGTTCTCGCTGGGTGCCGGGCAAACGCTGGAACTGGAGCAGACGCTGACCCTCGCCGCGCCGCGGCTCTGGTCGGTCGAGTCCCCGCACCTGTATATGCTGCGGTCGGTCATCTCGGATGGGGGCGCGCGCGCCTTCACTCATGACCTCGCGGACACCCCGTTCGGCATCCGGTCCACCGCCTGGGACGCCGACCGCGGTTTCCTGCTCAACGGCCGGCCGGTGAAGCTCCGCGGCGTGAACCTGCACCACGATGCCGGCGGCCTCGGCGCCGCGGTACCGGAACGGGTGTGGCTGGAGCGGCTCACCGCGCTCAAGGCGATGGGCGCCAACGCCATCCGCACCAGCCACAACCCGCCCGCGCCGGAGTTCCTGGACCTGTGCGATCGGCTGGGCTTCCTGGTCATGGCCGAGGCGTTCGACGAGTGGACCATCGGCAAGGTGCCCGAGGGCTACCACCGCTACTTTGCGGAGTGGTCGGAGCGCGACGTCACGGACTTCGTGCGACGGGACCGCAATCATCCGTCCATCGTGCTGTGGAGCGCGGGGAACGAGATCGGCGAGCAGGTCACGCCCGACGGCGTGGCGGTGCTGCAGCGGCTGCTCGACCTCTTCCACCGCGAGGACCCGACCCGGCCGGTGACCACCGGCAACGACAACATCGCCGCCGACGGACGGCCCGCCACGCTGCCCTTCCTCGAGGCCCTCGACATCGTGGGCTACAACTACGTGGACCGGTGGCGCGAGCGGCGGGAGCTCTACGCCGAGCCGGACCGCCACGACCACCCCGACTGGAAGATGATCGGCACCGAGAGCGGGACGATCTTCCAGTCGTTCGACGAGCAGTACTCGCTGGGGGACGATCCCGCGGTGCCGCGGCCGAACTACACCTCGGGGATGATCACCGCGGAGCGGCTGTGGAAGTGGGTTACGCTGCACGACTACTTCAGCGGCAACTTCATGTGGACCGGGATCGACTACCTGGGGGAGAGCACCTGGCCCTTCAAGGGATTCCCCTCGGGGGCGATGGACCTCACCGGCCTGCCGAAGGACATCTACTACCTGTACCAGAGCCTGTGGAGCACCGAGCCGGTGCTGCGGCTCTTCCCGCACTGGAACTGGCCGGGGCGCGAGGGCCAGGTGATCCCGGTGCTGGCCTACTCCAGCTGCAACATCGTGGAGCTCTTCCTCAACGGCCGCTCCCTGGGCGAGCAACGCAAGGAGTTCCCGGCGCCGGGCACCGCCGGGGGCTGGAACACCTACGCCGAGCCCCGGGTGCACCCGACCACGACCGACCTGCACTTCCGCTGGGACGTGCCCTACGAACCCGGGGTGCTGCGGGCGGTGGGCAAGCGGCGGGACGGCACGCCGGCCTGTGAGGCGGAGGTCCGCACTGCGGGGCCGGCCGCGGCGCTGCGGTTCATCGCGGCGCGCGACACCCTCACCACCACGCCCGGCGATGTGCTGCTGGCGCGGGTGGAGGTGGTGGACGCGGCGGGGGTGGTGGTGCCCACCGCCGGCCCGGAGGTGCGGGTGGCGGTGCGCGGGGGCACCCTGGTGACCCTGGACAACGCCGACCTGCAGGACCTCACGCCCTACGGCGGCGACCGGCGCCGGGTCTTCAGCGGGCGTGGCCTGGCGGTGGTACGCGCGGCCGGCCACGGCACGCTGACGGTCACCGCGACCACGGATGGCCTCGCTCCGGCTACCCTGACACTCCCCGTGGCCAGCGGCCCAGTGCCGCCGACGATCCCAGCCGTCGCGCCACGATGA